From a region of the Myxococcus fulvus genome:
- a CDS encoding M15 family metallopeptidase, with protein MSLALFRWSAVLLACLFTTAVLAAEARPRRKTKAAKLVHIDGGHRLHRDAASALQRMTLDAAKHDVALRVTSGYRSLPEQRVLYEQYRRGRGNKAARPGRSNHQRGLAVDLVIGKRTSKRYQWLEANACRFGFRRTVPSEPWHWEYRPSSTFPPVVGHDCTGKEVKRPKPTPEPVARQDAS; from the coding sequence ATGTCGCTCGCGCTATTCCGCTGGAGTGCCGTTCTCCTCGCGTGCCTGTTCACGACCGCCGTCCTCGCGGCCGAGGCCCGGCCTCGTCGCAAGACGAAGGCCGCGAAGCTGGTCCACATCGACGGCGGCCACCGGCTTCACCGCGACGCGGCCTCGGCGCTCCAACGCATGACGTTGGACGCGGCGAAGCACGACGTTGCCTTACGGGTCACCAGCGGCTACCGCTCCCTGCCCGAGCAACGCGTCCTGTACGAGCAGTACCGCCGGGGTCGGGGCAACAAGGCGGCGCGGCCTGGACGCTCCAACCACCAGCGAGGGCTCGCGGTGGACCTGGTCATCGGCAAGCGCACATCGAAGCGATATCAATGGCTGGAGGCCAATGCCTGTCGCTTCGGCTTCCGCCGCACGGTGCCCTCCGAGCCGTGGCATTGGGAGTACCGCCCCAGCAGCACCTTCCCGCCCGTCGTCGGACACGACTGCACGGGCAAAGAGGTGAAGCGCCCCAAGCCGACGCCTGAGCCCGTGGCCCGTCAGGACGCGAGCTGA
- a CDS encoding DUF692 domain-containing protein, with the protein MPGLRGVGIGWRRELALFIDRRPGLGFVEVLAEHLSPKGPIPEPLLRLRERGVPVVLHAVSLGLGSAEPPDPRRLEWLAGLAERLGAVCVSEHLAFVRAGGLESGHLLPVQRSEEALEVLTENIRMAEAALPVPLALENVASLFEWPDAAFTEADLLRGVLERTGASLLLDVANLHAHVLNHGTDADAVLAAVPRERLAYVHVAGGVQRGGLYHDTHAHPLPSGPLALLERLTARLGSVPVMLERDDRFPPEAELTAELSAMEQALLRGTERHEGMA; encoded by the coding sequence GTGCCCGGTCTTCGGGGAGTCGGCATCGGGTGGCGACGCGAGCTGGCGCTCTTCATCGACCGACGACCCGGACTCGGCTTCGTGGAGGTGCTCGCCGAGCACCTCTCGCCGAAGGGCCCCATCCCCGAGCCGCTCCTACGGCTGCGCGAGCGCGGTGTCCCGGTGGTGCTGCACGCGGTCTCGCTGGGGTTGGGCTCCGCGGAGCCGCCCGACCCGCGGCGGTTGGAGTGGCTGGCGGGACTGGCGGAGCGACTGGGCGCGGTGTGTGTCAGCGAGCACCTCGCGTTCGTCCGCGCGGGGGGGCTCGAGTCGGGGCACCTGCTGCCGGTGCAGCGCTCCGAGGAGGCGCTGGAGGTGCTGACCGAGAACATCCGGATGGCCGAGGCCGCGCTACCCGTGCCGCTCGCGCTGGAGAACGTGGCCTCCCTGTTCGAGTGGCCCGACGCGGCCTTCACGGAAGCGGACCTGCTGCGCGGTGTGCTGGAGCGGACCGGGGCTTCGCTGCTGCTGGACGTGGCCAACCTCCACGCCCACGTGCTCAATCACGGAACGGATGCGGACGCGGTGCTCGCGGCCGTGCCTCGCGAGCGACTGGCCTATGTACACGTGGCCGGAGGTGTCCAGCGCGGCGGGCTGTATCACGACACACATGCGCATCCGCTCCCCTCGGGGCCCCTCGCCTTGCTGGAGCGACTGACCGCGCGACTGGGGTCCGTCCCCGTGATGCTCGAGCGCGACGACCGCTTCCCTCCCGAGGCGGAGCTCACCGCGGAGCTGTCCGCGATGGAGCAGGCGCTCCTGCGCGGCACGGAGCGACATGAGGGCATGGCATGA
- a CDS encoding TIGR04222 domain-containing membrane protein: MDPLNLSGPDFLALYVLSAMSALALGLLLRWMLRTPGGSPDVLPQKLDPYELAMLSGPKAVAHTALARLLHEKALVMDGTSLTTTGKRSDFASPFERLVYAAVHESKKSNAELVASIEPALERLKHPLQQRGWLVDEGQATRARWMPMLPLLGVLLLGLAKINVGLERERPVAFLGFLCFVTVVTLFFLAKPVWTSRRGSALLHALRWNQQPLKTSIMSTENSQVMNSQDLGVAVALFGLGAVAMTDFELMRRHIDPSGSSFGGVSGSSGCSGSSSCSSGGDGGDGGGGGGCGGCGGGGD; the protein is encoded by the coding sequence ATGGACCCCTTGAACCTGTCGGGCCCGGATTTCCTCGCGCTGTACGTCCTGTCGGCCATGAGCGCCCTGGCGCTCGGACTCCTTTTGCGCTGGATGCTGCGCACGCCCGGAGGCAGCCCGGACGTGTTGCCGCAGAAGCTGGACCCGTACGAGCTCGCGATGCTCTCCGGCCCCAAGGCCGTGGCGCACACGGCCCTGGCCAGGCTGCTCCACGAGAAGGCCCTGGTCATGGACGGCACGAGCCTGACGACGACGGGCAAGCGGTCCGACTTCGCGTCCCCTTTCGAGCGGCTCGTCTACGCCGCGGTCCATGAGTCGAAGAAGAGCAACGCGGAGCTGGTCGCCAGCATCGAGCCCGCCCTGGAGCGGCTCAAGCATCCCTTGCAACAGCGCGGCTGGCTGGTCGACGAAGGACAGGCCACGCGGGCCCGGTGGATGCCGATGCTGCCGCTGCTCGGTGTCCTCCTGCTGGGGCTCGCGAAGATCAACGTGGGCCTGGAGCGCGAGAGGCCCGTGGCCTTCCTGGGCTTCCTCTGCTTCGTCACGGTGGTCACCCTCTTCTTCCTCGCGAAGCCTGTGTGGACCAGCCGCCGGGGCTCGGCGCTGCTCCATGCGCTGCGCTGGAATCAGCAGCCGCTGAAGACGTCCATCATGAGCACGGAGAACTCCCAGGTGATGAACAGCCAGGACCTGGGCGTGGCGGTCGCGCTCTTCGGCCTGGGCGCGGTGGCGATGACCGACTTCGAGCTGATGCGCCGGCACATCGACCCCTCGGGTTCATCCTTCGGCGGCGTGAGCGGCTCGAGCGGCTGCAGCGGCTCCAGCAGCTGCAGCAGCGGTGGCGACGGAGGCGACGGAGGCGGTGGTGGGGGTTGCGGCGGCTGCGGTGGAGGTGGCGATTGA
- a CDS encoding protein-L-isoaspartate(D-aspartate) O-methyltransferase: MGDLERAEYLFGQGIHDPRVLEGIGRLSRAEFVAEHSRSEAGVDAPLPIGHGQTISQPYVVAFMTQALRLEGHERVLEIGTGSGYQTALLSLLCREVFTVEIIPELARSARERLHRLGFENVYFRQGDGAEGWPEQAPFDAIMVTAAPAEVPAALLSQLRRGGRMVVPVGPLEGAQQLLLIHRAKEVGHLPRVESLLPVRFVPLTGPSGLPQP, from the coding sequence ATGGGAGATCTGGAGCGCGCCGAGTATCTGTTCGGACAGGGCATCCATGACCCACGTGTGCTCGAGGGCATCGGCCGGCTGAGTCGGGCGGAGTTCGTGGCGGAGCACTCGCGCTCGGAGGCGGGCGTCGACGCGCCGCTGCCCATCGGCCATGGACAGACCATCAGCCAGCCCTATGTCGTGGCGTTCATGACGCAGGCCCTGCGCCTGGAGGGGCATGAGCGGGTGCTGGAGATCGGCACCGGCTCCGGCTACCAGACGGCGCTGCTGTCGCTCTTGTGCCGCGAGGTGTTCACGGTGGAGATCATCCCGGAGCTCGCCCGCTCGGCGCGCGAGCGGCTCCACCGGCTGGGCTTCGAGAACGTGTACTTCCGCCAGGGCGATGGCGCCGAGGGCTGGCCGGAGCAGGCGCCGTTCGACGCCATCATGGTCACCGCCGCGCCGGCCGAGGTGCCCGCCGCGCTGCTCTCCCAGCTCCGACGCGGAGGCCGGATGGTGGTCCCTGTCGGGCCGCTGGAGGGCGCCCAGCAGCTCCTGCTCATCCACCGGGCCAAGGAGGTGGGGCATCTTCCCCGGGTGGAGTCCCTGTTGCCCGTGCGCTTCGTCCCCCTGACGGGCCCGTCGGGTCTCCCCCAGCCCTGA
- the recG gene encoding ATP-dependent DNA helicase RecG — translation MNHPLASLVGPLRYACQRDFAMLATVKGLTPVLERALAGASGVNAEALGHLRAALPYVDHPTPERRKAALRRVVAGLKLSGVVLPAELEGLASGEGAAPREPRGTLHEGPGDARGEGPRSAEPMPSREGGRAREEPDVAPRRQASGALDAAPGSPRGRPPSEPRGEASGARLAPSGDSSSPRGMAASQPRGEASGARLAPSGDSSSPRAMPELRQAASGARPPASGDWTRGGADTARTPRPNPNAGRVQEGQLGPVVRGSSGRASADGGQGGPPPGYVQIPPWKSNEPVPTSARAKTSAPRTGGAEMGSSPRASYGAQVGLARPGTPLAPRADGRPGRQTSIDTGPASTSPAKARKEKEQRKKKRAVAAEASRSEAKLLSIAPRSGPLSSPLKTLGKRLGPRLISALDKKGLRRMGDILFLLPRCYEDRRRLLTIAELEPGARGVTVGIVKVADFVPGKQGRRMFRAVVGDRSGSIAATYFNAGPWLKSRFTVGKRIVLSGEVRATMSGREMAHPEIEPAEDLDSAGSVHFNRIVPVYPGFERGEQRSFRELASRVGEQYAHELEDPLPPELRRRLELMPLPEALRFIHFPPDSADLEALDVHQSPAHRRLAFDELFFLQLGMALKRQGVKAEPGIAFDVSPTRMDKARAALPFQLTGAQARVVEELARDMAREEPMNRLVQGDVGSGKTAVAMVAAMVALQAGYQVAVMAPTEILAEQHERNFRKVLGPLGFQVGLVSASGTAKAKRQVRDAVARGDIHLAVGTHALIQQDMSFDKLGLVVIDEQHRFGVLQRHSLMSKGPKPDVLVMTATPIPRTLAMTLYGDLDLSIIDQLPPGRTPINTRVFNDKQRARVYESIASELAKGHQAYVVYPLVEESEKLDLEDATRGVEKLRAAFPQAKVGLLHGRMKAEEKDAVMEDFREKRLDVLVCTTVVEVGVDVPNASVMVVEAAERFGLSQLHQLRGRVGRGAAASYCYLVASSARSWESTERLSVMEASSDGFVIAEKDLEIRGPGEFLGTRQSGLPELAVANLARDGDLLSMAQAEARRILARDPDMKSPEHQGLVKALEERWEGRLALARVG, via the coding sequence GTGAACCATCCGCTCGCCAGTCTTGTAGGGCCCCTGCGCTACGCGTGTCAGCGCGACTTCGCCATGCTCGCGACGGTGAAGGGGCTGACGCCCGTCCTGGAGCGCGCGCTGGCGGGAGCCAGTGGCGTGAACGCCGAGGCGCTGGGACACCTGCGCGCGGCGCTGCCGTACGTGGACCACCCCACGCCCGAGCGCCGCAAGGCCGCGCTGCGGCGGGTCGTCGCGGGCCTGAAGCTCAGCGGCGTGGTGCTGCCGGCGGAGCTGGAGGGGCTCGCGAGCGGGGAGGGCGCCGCGCCGCGGGAGCCGCGTGGAACGCTCCACGAAGGACCGGGGGACGCTCGCGGCGAAGGGCCACGGTCCGCAGAGCCCATGCCTTCTCGCGAAGGCGGGCGGGCGCGAGAGGAGCCGGACGTCGCGCCTCGTCGTCAGGCTTCCGGTGCGCTGGACGCCGCGCCAGGTTCACCGCGAGGGAGGCCGCCGTCGGAGCCTCGCGGTGAGGCGTCGGGAGCGCGGCTTGCTCCTTCGGGAGATTCGAGCTCTCCGCGAGGGATGGCGGCGTCGCAGCCTCGCGGTGAGGCGTCGGGAGCGCGGCTTGCTCCTTCGGGGGATTCGAGCTCTCCGCGAGCGATGCCGGAGCTTCGCCAGGCCGCGTCCGGAGCACGTCCTCCGGCGTCGGGAGACTGGACGCGCGGAGGGGCCGACACGGCGCGGACGCCTCGCCCCAATCCGAACGCGGGACGAGTCCAGGAGGGACAGTTGGGCCCGGTGGTCCGGGGCTCGAGCGGACGCGCCTCGGCGGACGGCGGACAGGGCGGGCCGCCTCCGGGCTACGTCCAGATTCCCCCGTGGAAGTCGAACGAGCCCGTGCCGACCTCTGCCCGGGCGAAGACCTCGGCGCCCCGCACCGGGGGCGCGGAGATGGGGAGCTCGCCCCGCGCCTCGTACGGCGCGCAGGTGGGCCTCGCGCGTCCTGGTACGCCCTTGGCACCCCGCGCCGACGGACGTCCGGGCCGACAGACCTCCATCGACACGGGCCCCGCGAGCACGTCTCCGGCCAAGGCTCGCAAGGAGAAGGAGCAGCGCAAGAAGAAGCGCGCCGTGGCGGCGGAGGCCTCCCGCTCCGAGGCGAAGCTGCTGTCCATCGCGCCGCGCTCGGGGCCGTTGTCCTCGCCGCTGAAGACGCTGGGCAAGCGGCTGGGACCCCGGCTCATCTCCGCGTTGGACAAGAAGGGCCTGCGGCGGATGGGTGACATCCTCTTCCTGCTGCCTCGCTGCTACGAGGACCGCAGGCGGCTGCTCACCATCGCCGAGCTGGAGCCCGGCGCGCGCGGTGTCACGGTGGGCATCGTCAAGGTCGCCGACTTCGTGCCCGGCAAGCAGGGGCGACGGATGTTCCGCGCGGTGGTGGGGGACCGCTCGGGCAGCATCGCCGCCACGTATTTCAACGCCGGCCCCTGGCTCAAGAGCCGCTTCACCGTGGGCAAGCGCATCGTCCTCTCCGGCGAGGTCCGCGCGACGATGAGCGGGCGGGAGATGGCGCACCCGGAGATCGAGCCCGCCGAGGACCTGGACTCCGCCGGCTCCGTGCACTTCAACCGCATCGTCCCCGTGTACCCGGGCTTCGAGCGCGGCGAGCAGCGCTCCTTCCGCGAGCTGGCCTCGCGCGTCGGTGAGCAGTACGCGCACGAGCTCGAGGACCCGCTGCCCCCGGAGCTGCGCCGTCGCCTGGAGCTGATGCCGCTGCCGGAGGCGCTGCGCTTCATCCACTTCCCGCCGGACTCGGCCGACCTGGAGGCGCTCGACGTCCACCAGAGTCCGGCGCACCGTCGGCTCGCGTTCGACGAGCTGTTCTTCCTCCAGCTCGGCATGGCGCTCAAGCGCCAGGGCGTCAAGGCGGAGCCAGGCATCGCGTTCGACGTGTCCCCCACGCGGATGGACAAGGCGCGCGCGGCGCTGCCCTTCCAGCTCACGGGCGCCCAGGCGCGCGTGGTGGAGGAGCTCGCCCGGGACATGGCTCGCGAGGAGCCGATGAACCGGCTGGTGCAGGGCGACGTGGGCAGCGGCAAGACGGCGGTGGCCATGGTCGCCGCGATGGTGGCGCTGCAGGCCGGCTACCAGGTCGCGGTGATGGCCCCCACCGAAATCCTGGCGGAGCAGCACGAGCGCAACTTCCGCAAGGTGCTCGGTCCGCTCGGCTTCCAGGTGGGGCTGGTGAGCGCGTCTGGCACGGCCAAGGCCAAGCGCCAGGTGCGCGACGCCGTCGCCCGGGGAGACATCCACCTGGCCGTGGGCACGCACGCGCTCATCCAGCAGGACATGTCCTTCGACAAGCTGGGGCTGGTGGTCATCGACGAGCAGCACCGCTTCGGCGTGCTCCAGCGTCACTCGCTGATGAGCAAGGGCCCCAAGCCGGACGTGCTGGTGATGACGGCCACGCCCATCCCGCGCACGCTGGCCATGACGCTGTATGGAGACCTGGACCTCTCCATCATCGACCAGCTCCCGCCCGGCCGGACGCCCATCAACACGCGCGTGTTCAACGACAAGCAGCGCGCGCGCGTCTACGAGTCCATCGCCTCGGAGCTTGCCAAGGGCCACCAGGCCTACGTCGTGTATCCGTTGGTGGAGGAGTCGGAGAAGCTGGACCTGGAGGACGCGACGCGCGGCGTGGAGAAGCTGCGGGCGGCCTTCCCCCAGGCGAAGGTGGGCCTCTTGCACGGGCGGATGAAGGCGGAGGAGAAGGACGCGGTGATGGAGGACTTCCGCGAGAAGCGGCTGGACGTCCTCGTGTGCACCACCGTGGTGGAGGTCGGCGTGGACGTGCCCAACGCGTCGGTGATGGTGGTGGAGGCGGCGGAGCGCTTCGGCCTGTCCCAGCTCCACCAGCTCCGTGGGCGCGTGGGTCGTGGCGCCGCGGCCAGCTACTGCTACCTGGTGGCGAGCAGCGCGCGCTCGTGGGAGTCCACCGAGCGGCTGTCGGTGATGGAGGCCAGCAGCGACGGCTTCGTCATCGCGGAGAAGGACCTGGAGATTCGCGGGCCGGGCGAGTTCCTCGGCACGCGGCAGAGCGGCCTGCCAGAGCTGGCGGTGGCGAACCTCGCGCGGGATGGAGACCTGCTCTCCATGGCGCAGGCCGAGGCCCGGCGCATCCTCGCCAGGGACCCGGACATGAAGTCCCCCGAGCACCAGGGGCTGGTGAAGGCGCTCGAGGAGCGCTGGGAAGGCCGGCTCGCGCTCGCGCGGGTGGGGTAG
- a CDS encoding tetratricopeptide repeat protein produces the protein MLTPLLLLLTAAPPDAATLRAQAQKAYDAKQFAKACPLFEKLTKLSPQDGAAWSDLSLCLFRAKKKPAALDAARHAVRWGDEKTRKNTYFNVDKFGGGEDGVFTRDGDDAPCKKAQLPECAQTAWLCPDSYADLYRTSGSTSGGSYSAEYLCSMSQGSEPQGCTLIDLGFTQDTFAGDSDDSPGIYSFKSCGIVAVDPCARRLGLTCSEGEGVLGGETGRKTTNERKWVEERDYEPLPKPASPDAGP, from the coding sequence ATGCTGACACCCCTGCTCCTGCTGCTCACGGCCGCGCCTCCGGACGCCGCCACCCTCCGCGCCCAGGCCCAGAAGGCCTATGACGCGAAGCAGTTCGCCAAGGCCTGTCCCCTGTTCGAGAAGCTCACCAAGCTGTCACCCCAGGACGGCGCCGCGTGGTCGGACCTGTCCCTGTGCCTGTTCCGCGCGAAGAAGAAGCCCGCGGCTCTCGACGCCGCGCGCCACGCCGTGCGCTGGGGCGATGAGAAGACCCGCAAGAACACCTACTTCAACGTGGACAAGTTCGGCGGTGGTGAGGACGGGGTGTTCACCCGCGATGGGGACGACGCCCCCTGCAAGAAGGCCCAGCTCCCGGAGTGCGCGCAGACGGCGTGGCTCTGCCCCGACTCATACGCCGACCTCTATCGGACGTCGGGCTCCACCTCAGGGGGCTCCTACAGCGCGGAGTACCTGTGCTCCATGTCCCAGGGCTCGGAGCCCCAGGGGTGCACGCTCATCGACCTGGGCTTCACGCAGGACACCTTCGCGGGCGACTCGGACGACAGCCCCGGCATCTACTCGTTCAAGTCCTGCGGCATCGTCGCGGTGGACCCCTGCGCGCGCAGGCTGGGACTCACCTGCAGCGAGGGCGAGGGCGTCCTCGGTGGAGAGACGGGGCGGAAGACCACGAACGAGCGCAAGTGGGTGGAGGAGCGTGACTACGAGCCGCTCCCGAAGCCCGCGAGCCCCGACGCGGGGCCCTGA
- the greA gene encoding transcription elongation factor GreA: MASGSDNIPMTPSGLRKLKSELKHLQSVERGKISREIEVARAHGDLRENAEYHAAKEKQSHIEGRILTLNDWIARAEVIDISKLGGDRVVFGATVDLLDTETEKPVTYRIVGEMEADLKKRWLAVTAPVAQALIGKRVGDIATVQSPGGTRELEIQKIRFEDPQDEAPAGEG, translated from the coding sequence ATGGCTAGCGGGAGCGACAACATCCCGATGACCCCCTCCGGGCTGCGCAAGCTCAAGTCGGAGCTCAAGCACCTGCAGTCCGTCGAGCGAGGGAAGATCTCGCGGGAGATCGAGGTCGCCCGCGCCCACGGGGACCTGCGCGAGAACGCGGAGTACCACGCGGCGAAGGAGAAGCAGTCCCACATCGAGGGCCGCATCCTGACCCTCAACGACTGGATTGCGCGCGCGGAGGTCATCGACATCAGCAAGCTGGGCGGTGACAGGGTCGTCTTCGGGGCGACCGTGGACCTGCTGGACACGGAGACGGAGAAGCCCGTCACCTACCGCATCGTCGGGGAGATGGAGGCGGACCTGAAGAAGCGCTGGCTCGCCGTGACGGCGCCGGTGGCCCAGGCGCTCATCGGCAAGCGCGTGGGGGACATCGCCACGGTGCAGAGCCCCGGTGGCACCCGCGAGCTGGAGATCCAGAAGATCCGCTTCGAGGATCCCCAGGACGAAGCCCCGGCTGGCGAGGGCTGA
- a CDS encoding DUF4139 domain-containing protein encodes MLVVPSMLDAVTVHAEGALCTRIATLQLVEDRVPNEIQLNGLPLSLRTGTLRAAVRQGPPGLTIRAIRPTFDVQLPPEVDVPQEHRALEEALSRVSDVTARLEVTRRELQAVGKLKPTFPPQKKARYTPHQTPLASLLALTSFVDTELATLNARQLDLERELRDAENDVRLRRQRLHEASSSVRGERARVYRAAVLTLSGNPWPRETPALIALEYAVPGALWVPTYDLRLPRTLEEGTLRMRATVSQNTGEDWTGVKLSVSTAALDRRAEVPELKALRIGRRQPPPPRSGWREPPPGLDELFAGYDARRAPALTKPRPPPMEPPPPPPAPAPYRADDEITGSGMERLRSVPGSAVRSAPSSAPKAKRLMAPSAPPPRPSAAPQQEGARSRSRGSFARNQAPTEEEVLAEAPGDDDDMPMASLDLADVDGAMGGGGASVDRLSAAPRLEPSDSLLDYDRLTLAAADDLEGRGRLRSRPTHVTRELIALQAMQIQVNVLSFIAVSEQQVASLRHLPLPTWSVPPRESAMHFDAKFDLESRVDVPSDSAWHTLPVLSVPVGLSAEYVIVPSVEPKAFRTVRVENRTPYPLLAGPVDVTLGDEFLMTSPLPTMPPGATQRLGLGVEESIKVARNTRFDEATGGIFGGATMLTHHVSVELANRLANRILVEVCERVPAVPTGYEKDIKVDETETAPPWQKRTPLPGETPVEGERAWRVVLQPGEAQTLKATWTVKIPASKMLGGGNRRT; translated from the coding sequence ATGCTCGTCGTGCCATCCATGTTGGATGCGGTCACCGTTCACGCGGAGGGGGCGCTTTGCACGCGCATCGCCACCCTCCAACTGGTGGAGGACCGCGTCCCCAATGAAATCCAGCTCAACGGACTTCCCCTCTCGCTGCGCACCGGGACGCTCCGGGCCGCGGTGCGACAGGGCCCGCCCGGCCTCACCATCCGCGCCATCCGGCCCACCTTCGACGTCCAGCTCCCTCCCGAGGTCGACGTCCCCCAGGAGCACCGCGCCCTGGAGGAAGCCCTCTCGCGCGTCTCCGATGTGACGGCGCGCCTGGAGGTCACCCGGCGAGAGCTGCAGGCCGTGGGCAAGCTCAAGCCCACCTTCCCGCCGCAGAAGAAGGCCCGCTACACGCCCCACCAGACACCGCTCGCCTCGCTGCTGGCGCTCACGTCCTTCGTGGACACGGAGCTGGCCACGCTGAACGCGCGGCAGCTCGATTTGGAGCGGGAGCTGCGCGACGCGGAGAACGACGTCCGCCTGCGACGCCAGCGCCTGCACGAGGCCTCCTCGTCCGTCCGCGGCGAGCGCGCCCGCGTGTACCGCGCCGCGGTGCTCACGCTGTCTGGAAACCCCTGGCCCCGCGAGACACCCGCGCTCATCGCGCTGGAGTACGCCGTGCCCGGCGCGCTCTGGGTGCCCACCTACGACTTGCGGCTGCCTCGCACGCTGGAGGAAGGCACGCTGCGCATGCGGGCCACCGTCAGCCAGAACACCGGCGAGGACTGGACCGGCGTGAAGTTGTCCGTGTCCACCGCGGCCCTGGACCGCAGGGCCGAGGTCCCCGAGCTCAAGGCGCTGCGCATCGGCCGCCGCCAGCCGCCACCGCCGCGCTCGGGCTGGCGTGAGCCGCCACCGGGGCTCGACGAGCTGTTCGCGGGGTATGACGCTCGTCGCGCTCCGGCGCTCACCAAGCCGAGGCCGCCGCCGATGGAGCCGCCCCCTCCGCCCCCCGCGCCCGCGCCGTACCGCGCGGACGACGAGATTACCGGGTCAGGAATGGAGAGGCTCCGCAGCGTGCCCGGAAGCGCCGTGCGCTCCGCGCCATCATCGGCGCCGAAGGCCAAGCGTCTCATGGCGCCCTCCGCTCCGCCTCCCCGCCCCTCCGCGGCGCCCCAGCAAGAGGGGGCGCGCTCGCGCTCGCGGGGCTCCTTCGCCAGGAACCAGGCGCCGACGGAGGAAGAGGTCCTGGCCGAGGCGCCGGGTGACGACGACGACATGCCGATGGCCTCGCTGGACCTCGCCGACGTCGACGGGGCCATGGGAGGTGGAGGCGCGAGCGTGGACCGCCTCTCCGCGGCGCCGCGCCTGGAGCCCTCCGACAGCCTGCTGGACTACGACCGGCTCACGCTGGCCGCCGCAGATGACCTGGAGGGCCGAGGTCGACTGCGCTCGCGTCCCACCCACGTCACGCGGGAGCTCATCGCCCTGCAGGCCATGCAGATTCAAGTGAACGTCCTCTCGTTCATCGCCGTGAGCGAGCAGCAGGTGGCGAGCCTCCGGCATCTGCCCCTGCCCACGTGGTCCGTGCCGCCGCGCGAGTCGGCGATGCACTTCGACGCGAAGTTCGACCTGGAGTCGCGGGTCGACGTGCCCTCGGACTCGGCCTGGCACACGTTGCCGGTGTTGTCGGTGCCCGTGGGCCTGTCCGCCGAGTACGTCATCGTCCCCTCCGTGGAGCCGAAGGCCTTCCGCACGGTGCGCGTGGAGAACCGGACGCCCTACCCGCTGCTCGCCGGCCCCGTGGACGTCACGCTCGGCGACGAGTTCCTGATGACCTCGCCCCTGCCCACCATGCCCCCGGGAGCCACCCAGCGCCTGGGGCTGGGCGTGGAGGAGTCCATCAAGGTCGCGCGCAACACGCGCTTCGACGAGGCCACCGGCGGCATCTTCGGCGGCGCGACGATGCTCACGCACCACGTGTCGGTGGAGCTGGCCAACCGGCTCGCCAATCGCATCCTCGTGGAGGTCTGCGAGCGTGTGCCCGCCGTGCCGACCGGCTACGAGAAGGACATCAAGGTGGACGAGACGGAGACGGCGCCACCCTGGCAGAAGCGCACGCCGCTCCCGGGCGAGACACCCGTGGAAGGCGAGCGGGCCTGGCGCGTGGTGCTCCAGCCCGGTGAGGCGCAGACCCTGAAGGCGACGTGGACCGTGAAGATTCCCGCCAGCAAGATGCTGGGCGGCGGAAACCGGAGGACCTGA
- a CDS encoding MGMT family protein, which produces MTQPARDERDYFERIYTVVEAVPSGKVATYGDIATIVGDGCDARVVGHALGALGARSATVPWQRIINRTGGISLTGHGQKELLEAEGVGFDERGQARMDLHHWSGPSEDWARARGFQPLPAPTPKPAAAQLSLF; this is translated from the coding sequence ATGACGCAGCCCGCGCGCGACGAGCGCGACTACTTCGAGCGCATCTACACCGTCGTCGAGGCCGTCCCCTCCGGCAAGGTGGCCACCTACGGCGACATCGCGACCATCGTCGGCGACGGCTGCGACGCGCGGGTGGTCGGCCATGCGTTGGGCGCGCTGGGTGCCCGCTCGGCCACGGTGCCCTGGCAGCGCATCATCAACCGCACGGGCGGCATCAGCCTGACGGGCCACGGACAGAAGGAGCTGCTCGAGGCGGAGGGCGTCGGGTTCGACGAGCGTGGCCAGGCGCGCATGGACCTGCACCACTGGTCCGGCCCGAGCGAGGACTGGGCGCGCGCCCGAGGCTTCCAGCCGTTGCCCGCACCGACGCCGAAGCCCGCCGCCGCGCAGCTCTCGTTGTTCTGA
- a CDS encoding FHA domain-containing protein, with protein sequence MLSVQELRALAASLPARDFERQLGPFALIQRPPSEASAAVLAPTRMAAPEDISLGMMTLLFEFEHLRVATLPPLHATDRLRIGRRMDCDVVIDDASVSKLHAELRWNESQNRCTVQDLGSTNGTFLNAGTLGLREATLRDGDILSFGNVQFWYLEARTLHERLKAGEATGLGSRSG encoded by the coding sequence GTGCTGTCCGTCCAGGAATTGCGCGCGCTCGCCGCGTCACTGCCCGCCAGGGATTTCGAGCGCCAGCTGGGGCCCTTCGCCCTCATCCAGCGTCCGCCCTCGGAGGCCTCGGCCGCCGTGCTCGCGCCCACCCGCATGGCCGCGCCCGAGGACATCAGCCTGGGCATGATGACCCTCCTGTTCGAATTCGAACACCTGCGCGTCGCCACGCTCCCGCCCCTCCACGCCACGGACCGGCTGCGCATCGGCCGGCGCATGGACTGCGACGTGGTCATCGACGACGCGTCCGTCTCCAAGCTGCACGCCGAGCTGCGCTGGAACGAATCCCAGAATCGCTGCACGGTGCAGGACCTGGGCTCCACCAACGGCACGTTCCTCAACGCGGGCACCCTGGGCCTGCGCGAGGCGACGCTGCGCGACGGCGACATCCTCAGCTTCGGCAACGTGCAGTTCTGGTACCTGGAGGCCCGCACGCTGCACGAGCGCCTGAAGGCCGGCGAAGCCACGGGCCTGGGCTCGCGCAGCGGCTGA